DNA from Arthrobacter sp. FW305-BF8:
CGCACAGGCGGAGGGCACGCTCCGGCATGCCATCGGAGTGGCCAGGGATGCCGTCGTCCCCGTGTCCTTCGACCTGAACTTCCGCGGCAACCTCTGGTCAGCCGAAGGTGCCGGCAGCGTGTACCGCGACATCATTCCACTGGCCGACATCGTGTTCGCGGGCGAAGACGAGGCAGCAATCGCCGTCGGCCCCGGTGACCCGGAGCAGCTGGCGCAAAGAGTTGCCGCTTTGGGGCCCAGCCAGGCCGTGATCAAGCTCGGTGCCGACGGAGCCCTCGCGCTGATTGACGGCGAGGTGTTCCGGCAGGCGGCTGTTCCCGTTTCAGTGGTGGACACGGTCGGCGCCGGCGACGCCTTCGTAGCCGGTTACCTGGCCGAACTCATGGAAGGCCGCAGCCCCGAGGAACGCCTCCGCACCGCCGCGGCAACCGGAGCCTTTGCCTGCCTGGTCACCGGCGACTGGGAAGGCTTCCCCCGCCGCCACGAACTCTCGCTTTTGGAATCAAAGGAGCCGGTGTCCCGCTAGCGGGTCCCTCCCCT
Protein-coding regions in this window:
- a CDS encoding sugar kinase, which gives rise to MSTAPYVLTFGETMALMRADQVGPLAHASTMSLGIGGSESNVAIGLSRLGVQAVWCGRIGADSLGQLVEREIRAEGVDVRITVDPSAPTGLMIKERRTPEAQRVSYYRAGSAGSRIAPEDISQELIAGAGLLHVSGITPALSAQAEGTLRHAIGVARDAVVPVSFDLNFRGNLWSAEGAGSVYRDIIPLADIVFAGEDEAAIAVGPGDPEQLAQRVAALGPSQAVIKLGADGALALIDGEVFRQAAVPVSVVDTVGAGDAFVAGYLAELMEGRSPEERLRTAAATGAFACLVTGDWEGFPRRHELSLLESKEPVSR